The Sphingobium aromaticiconvertens genome has a segment encoding these proteins:
- a CDS encoding response regulator, giving the protein MRRGNLILVVDDNPVLRRLIVESLTVANYETVEACSADEALEFLRGSEKFGMVITDIEMPGSMDGVALANIVHERWPEIALIVTSGRVQPAAGALPRRAEFVKKPSRAHDFMRIVQSLIAAPDQGGGCRHVVLRAQSFHPATFPCTNG; this is encoded by the coding sequence ATGCGCCGCGGCAATCTTATATTGGTGGTCGATGATAATCCGGTGCTTCGCCGGTTGATTGTCGAGAGCTTGACGGTCGCAAATTATGAAACTGTTGAAGCGTGCTCTGCCGATGAGGCATTAGAATTTCTCAGGGGGAGCGAAAAATTCGGAATGGTGATTACCGATATCGAGATGCCTGGTTCGATGGATGGAGTCGCCCTAGCCAACATCGTTCACGAGCGTTGGCCGGAAATCGCTCTGATTGTCACTTCGGGCCGCGTGCAACCAGCTGCCGGAGCTTTGCCGAGGCGGGCAGAATTCGTGAAGAAGCCGTCGCGGGCTCACGACTTCATGCGGATCGTACAATCCCTGATTGCTGCCCCGGATCAAGGCGGTGGGTGTCGACATGTTGTTCTTCGCGCCCAATCTTTCCACCCGGCCACTTTCCCGTGCACGAACGGCTAG
- a CDS encoding IS110 family transposase codes for MGVFAALDVSQEETAICLVGAEGEILAEAKVPTCPDAIADWLAKRAADVERVGMETGPLAVWLWNALTKRRVPIICLDARHANAVLKMMPNKTDRHDARGLAQIVRTGWFKAARIKSHEAYVNRAMLTARDTLVGMRVKLENEIRGLLKTFGVMFGKRVGGFKRRATEIITGELAVAPELIPIFEALMHARSEILARIAALDGKIRAVAKQHGTVRLLMTAPGVGPITAMAVTAAFDDAERFNRSSSAGAYLGLTPRRYESGEISRNGRISKSGDRFARKCLYEAANAILSRKLGGPRLREWAQAIAGRTGPRKAKVALARKLAVTLHAMWRTNTTFREAAMA; via the coding sequence ATGGGAGTTTTTGCAGCACTGGATGTGTCACAGGAGGAGACGGCGATTTGCCTGGTTGGGGCGGAAGGTGAGATTCTCGCGGAGGCGAAGGTGCCGACCTGCCCTGACGCGATAGCCGACTGGCTAGCGAAGCGCGCCGCGGATGTCGAACGGGTGGGAATGGAGACAGGTCCCCTTGCCGTCTGGCTCTGGAACGCGCTGACGAAGCGGCGTGTCCCGATCATTTGCCTGGATGCGCGTCACGCTAATGCGGTCCTCAAAATGATGCCAAATAAAACCGACAGACATGATGCTCGCGGCTTGGCTCAGATTGTCCGCACAGGTTGGTTCAAGGCTGCCCGGATAAAGAGTCATGAGGCCTATGTTAACCGGGCGATGCTGACAGCGCGCGATACGCTGGTTGGCATGCGTGTGAAGCTTGAAAATGAGATCAGAGGGTTGCTGAAAACGTTTGGCGTGATGTTCGGAAAACGGGTTGGGGGCTTCAAACGCCGTGCGACGGAGATCATCACAGGCGAGCTGGCAGTCGCACCGGAGCTCATACCTATCTTTGAAGCGTTGATGCACGCCCGGAGTGAAATTCTAGCCCGTATTGCCGCTCTCGATGGCAAAATCCGGGCGGTAGCCAAACAGCATGGTACGGTACGTCTTTTGATGACAGCGCCGGGAGTCGGACCGATCACCGCGATGGCGGTAACTGCAGCATTCGACGACGCCGAACGCTTCAACCGATCTTCCAGCGCGGGCGCTTATCTCGGTCTGACGCCAAGGCGCTACGAATCTGGCGAAATCAGCCGGAACGGGCGCATCTCGAAAAGCGGTGACAGGTTCGCTCGAAAATGCCTGTACGAAGCAGCAAATGCGATCTTGTCTCGAAAGCTTGGCGGCCCTCGCCTGCGTGAGTGGGCACAGGCGATCGCAGGCCGAACCGGGCCTCGCAAAGCGAAAGTCGCCCTGGCCAGGAAGCTGGCGGTAACATTGCACGCAATGTGGCGTACCAACACGACCTTCCGGGAGGCGGCCATGGCCTGA
- a CDS encoding DUF488 domain-containing protein produces MSREDRFPIYTVGHSTRTISQFVEMLRAAQVTELVDVRSIPRSRTNPQYNLDALPMALAEYQINHTYIEELGGRRPRQWSIDPELNSFWQNQSFHNYADHALSSDFHAGFRQLLELSQRKTCAIMCSEAVWWRCHRRIVADYLLDGGREVFHLMGNGRIEPAKVTSAATRQGGQLIYPGAGSAA; encoded by the coding sequence ATGAGCCGCGAAGACCGCTTTCCGATCTACACAGTCGGTCATTCCACTCGGACCATCAGCCAGTTCGTCGAAATGCTGCGTGCCGCGCAGGTCACAGAACTCGTCGATGTGCGCTCAATTCCGCGATCCCGTACTAACCCGCAGTATAATCTCGACGCGCTTCCGATGGCGCTCGCCGAATATCAGATCAATCACACCTATATCGAGGAGCTTGGCGGACGGCGACCACGACAGTGGTCGATCGATCCTGAGCTGAATAGCTTCTGGCAGAACCAGAGCTTTCACAACTACGCCGATCACGCACTATCGAGCGACTTTCACGCCGGCTTTCGGCAGCTTCTCGAGCTGAGCCAGCGAAAGACCTGCGCGATCATGTGCTCCGAGGCGGTCTGGTGGCGCTGCCACCGCAGGATCGTCGCGGATTACCTTCTGGACGGAGGCAGGGAGGTCTTTCACCTGATGGGGAACGGCCGCATCGAACCTGCCAAGGTGACATCAGCGGCCACGAGGCAAGGCGGTCAACTCATCTACCCAGGTGCGGGCAGCGCGGCATGA
- a CDS encoding recombinase family protein, producing the protein MLIGYARVSTDDQDLQLQRIAVKDAGCRRIFEEKVSGAKRNRPELARMMDQLRDEDVAVVTRLDRLARSTKDLLDISEKLNGAGLRSLAEPWADTTSPAGRMVLTVFAGIAEFERELIRQRTSSGRVAAKARGVRFGRSPKLIVDQISLGKRLVGEGTSVRETAKLLKCHHATLYRALSATVSDGFPDRLEAI; encoded by the coding sequence CTGCTTATTGGCTATGCCCGCGTTTCGACTGATGATCAGGATCTACAGCTGCAACGGATCGCGGTGAAGGACGCCGGCTGTCGCCGCATCTTTGAGGAGAAAGTGTCGGGGGCGAAGCGCAACCGGCCTGAGCTGGCGCGTATGATGGACCAGCTTCGCGATGAGGACGTGGCGGTGGTGACGCGGCTCGACCGGCTTGCCCGATCAACAAAGGATCTTCTCGACATATCCGAGAAACTAAACGGCGCTGGACTGCGCTCTCTAGCGGAGCCTTGGGCGGATACAACGTCGCCCGCTGGCCGTATGGTGCTGACGGTGTTCGCCGGCATTGCCGAGTTCGAACGAGAGCTGATCCGTCAGCGTACCAGTAGCGGAAGGGTCGCGGCGAAGGCGCGCGGAGTCCGTTTCGGTCGGTCTCCAAAGCTGATAGTGGACCAGATTTCGCTCGGCAAGCGGCTAGTAGGGGAGGGCACGTCCGTGCGCGAGACGGCCAAGCTACTCAAGTGCCATCATGCCACTCTCTACAGGGCACTTTCGGCAACGGTATCAGATGGTTTCCCGGATAGATTGGAGGCAATTTAG
- a CDS encoding IS110 family transposase → MSVVTIGLDLAKTVFQVHGVDEAGLTVLRRKLSRADMAAFFKKQPPCLVGMEACSSAHHWARLLVEIGHTVKLIPPQYVKPYVKRNKTDAADAEAICEAVAKPNMRFVPIKTKQQQAVLALHRVRSLLVRQRTATINALRGLLGEYGLIAGKGVRQLAILSERLATSDKTVVPDEAREALRCLFRHIDTLTDKLGEMEKRIVAWHKSNPDSQRLATAPGVGPITATAIVAAVGDGSQFKSSRHFAAWLGLTPRIRASGGKEKIGRISKGGDRYLRTLLIHGVRAVVGTTFRKDVTPRPWLKALVDRRPVNVASTAVAHKTARSIWAMLTRNEVYRRPSPLPMAA, encoded by the coding sequence ATGTCAGTTGTTACGATTGGCCTTGATCTGGCCAAAACGGTTTTCCAAGTTCACGGTGTAGATGAGGCCGGCTTAACCGTGCTTCGCCGAAAGCTCTCTCGGGCCGATATGGCGGCCTTCTTCAAAAAGCAGCCGCCGTGCCTAGTCGGAATGGAAGCGTGTTCTAGCGCGCATCACTGGGCGCGCTTGCTTGTGGAGATCGGCCACACGGTCAAGCTCATTCCACCTCAGTACGTTAAGCCGTACGTGAAGCGGAACAAGACGGACGCCGCCGACGCGGAGGCCATATGCGAGGCCGTCGCCAAGCCGAACATGCGGTTTGTTCCTATCAAGACGAAGCAGCAACAGGCGGTTCTGGCTTTGCATCGTGTCCGCAGCCTGTTGGTCCGACAGCGAACGGCGACGATCAATGCACTGCGCGGACTGCTGGGCGAATACGGGCTTATCGCGGGCAAGGGCGTGCGACAGCTCGCGATATTGAGCGAGCGTCTTGCAACCTCGGACAAGACCGTCGTCCCGGACGAAGCGCGAGAAGCGTTGCGATGTCTTTTCCGGCACATCGACACATTAACCGATAAGCTTGGCGAGATGGAGAAGCGGATCGTCGCCTGGCACAAATCAAACCCGGACAGCCAGCGTCTGGCTACTGCTCCGGGCGTGGGCCCAATTACGGCGACAGCGATTGTGGCAGCCGTCGGCGATGGCAGTCAGTTCAAGTCTTCCCGTCATTTTGCAGCTTGGCTTGGCCTGACGCCACGGATTCGAGCGAGCGGGGGAAAAGAGAAGATTGGTCGGATCAGCAAAGGCGGCGATCGATATCTCCGAACGCTCTTGATCCATGGAGTTCGGGCCGTTGTAGGAACAACGTTCCGCAAGGACGTGACACCTCGGCCCTGGCTTAAAGCTTTGGTCGACAGGAGGCCCGTGAATGTAGCCTCAACAGCCGTCGCTCACAAGACGGCTCGCTCGATCTGGGCCATGTTGACCAGGAATGAGGTATACCGCCGTCCATCGCCTTTGCCGATGGCGGCCTAA
- a CDS encoding integrase translates to MRAVERIVVNEPLIAAYQAASSPHSIRALKCDLDAFDLWCRRHNRVALPATPETVADYLDARAGQGSKPASLGRYKASIAKIHQLLDLKDPTPAPLIKLRLQAVRREKGVAQKQARPLRFKGPVRNVERDVPRGLNVRALLESCAEDLPGLRDRALLSAGYDTGLRASELVAIEVEHIIEAIDQEARLLSIPRSKGDQEGEGATAYLTPRTVRAIAAWLEAAGIEAGPLFRRVNVRRYKARAAVRGRPIDSISGRESWDLRKTLPKRAVPARVEYDVGAGALHPASVGPIWRAMIQRAFDAGALADLTADDLARLLKGISAHSTRVGLNQDLFVSGEDLAGIMDALRWKSPRMPLAYNRNLAAEQGATGRLMAKIE, encoded by the coding sequence ATGCGCGCGGTCGAGCGCATTGTGGTCAACGAGCCGCTGATCGCCGCCTACCAGGCTGCATCCTCGCCACACAGCATCCGTGCGCTGAAATGCGATCTCGACGCGTTCGACCTGTGGTGCCGGCGCCACAATCGGGTCGCGCTACCGGCGACCCCGGAAACCGTGGCCGATTATCTCGACGCGCGGGCGGGGCAGGGGAGCAAGCCGGCGTCGCTCGGCCGCTACAAGGCGTCGATCGCCAAGATCCACCAATTGCTCGATCTGAAAGATCCGACACCCGCGCCGCTGATCAAGCTGCGGCTGCAGGCTGTACGCCGCGAGAAAGGCGTCGCGCAGAAGCAGGCGCGGCCGCTGCGGTTCAAGGGGCCGGTCCGCAACGTCGAGCGTGACGTGCCCCGTGGACTGAATGTGCGGGCGCTACTCGAAAGCTGCGCCGAGGATTTGCCGGGTTTGCGCGATCGCGCGCTGCTTTCGGCCGGCTATGACACCGGGCTGCGCGCCTCCGAGCTCGTCGCGATTGAGGTCGAGCACATCATCGAGGCGATCGACCAAGAGGCTCGCCTGCTCAGCATTCCACGTAGCAAAGGGGACCAGGAAGGGGAGGGAGCAACCGCCTATCTTACCCCTCGTACCGTTCGCGCGATCGCGGCTTGGCTCGAGGCGGCTGGAATTGAGGCAGGGCCGCTGTTCCGGCGCGTCAACGTGCGGCGCTACAAGGCGAGAGCGGCGGTACGAGGGAGGCCGATCGACAGCATCTCCGGACGAGAATCCTGGGACCTGCGCAAGACCCTGCCCAAGCGCGCGGTGCCGGCGCGGGTCGAGTATGATGTGGGGGCGGGGGCGCTCCATCCCGCCTCGGTCGGCCCGATCTGGCGCGCGATGATCCAGCGGGCCTTCGATGCCGGCGCGCTGGCCGATCTCACCGCCGACGATCTGGCGCGGCTGTTGAAGGGGATCAGCGCGCATTCGACGCGGGTCGGGCTCAACCAGGATTTGTTTGTCAGCGGCGAGGATCTCGCCGGGATCATGGACGCGCTGCGCTGGAAAAGCCCGCGGATGCCGTTGGCCTATAATCGCAATCTGGCCGCCGAGCAGGGGGCGACGGGGCGGCTGATGGCGAAGATCGAATAG
- the pgaA gene encoding poly-beta-1,6 N-acetyl-D-glucosamine export porin PgaA, translating to MYKPPTATNMSKTIDRHPPPRARFRAMGGEGGFRKACLAALALGTSLASPAMAAPPDPVEYNAAIERARTGDHAPALDMLRARASADPQDVRAAKDRVTIASWAGLDAEVISSYLALPQEAQSGLDMIEAAARAYRNEKQFSAALSLFQKGLRIAPGHLAFLIGETMVLADLSKPASIAKGELLVRDVPLNADVHAALGYAYSRIGRNFDALRSYNRALELAPARADLRRERIFAYGRVGLAAPALALSDAEPGLLDPAQQRKVQAAAAAELVRLAPRPSRNESERFLVADRAISRLDSLIALWREQGQGAEESIQQARLDRIVAYHARFRMQDASAEYQALRAEGVTVPPYVLAEVASAYLYLRKPVIARDLYRDLIDAGDPDLTQRAEIGLFYALVENEEIEAARAHIEAVNQARPIWHYEKGQPEKLPNSDRLESEMAAAMAGLFADDLPEAERRFSSMTDAAPANVGLRTGRASVWRVRGLPRTAEADLKIAETQAPRALDVEVEQGLTALDLNEWRQAELLSRDMLTRFPENLRARRLDRLWQVHNKAEFQLRTEYGFGGGNPLTGNRDRGIEAVLYSPPLDYNWRVFAGSGHASGRFEEGKGKRDKVFAGVEYRTRNLVLEAEASGHRYGHGSKPGMRLAASVDINDNWQIGATGEVLSSDTPLRALHNGIKADGISAFLRWRENERREVRGSAQTLWFSDGNDRVAALVEATQRIHTQPHFRVDLGFDLSFSANSRSNVPYFSPSAEAAAMPHLTLTHIIHRRYETVWDHALTLGAGGYWQKQYGTGAILSADYRHTVRANDVFEASAGVATLYRPYDGDYEPDLRASVNFTFRF from the coding sequence ATGTATAAACCGCCGACAGCCACTAATATGTCTAAAACGATTGATCGTCATCCTCCGCCGAGAGCCAGATTTAGGGCAATGGGTGGTGAGGGCGGATTCCGGAAGGCATGCCTAGCAGCATTAGCGCTAGGCACCTCCCTAGCTTCTCCAGCAATGGCCGCTCCGCCGGATCCGGTGGAATACAACGCCGCGATCGAGCGTGCGCGTACTGGTGATCATGCGCCAGCGCTCGACATGCTGCGGGCGCGCGCATCCGCCGATCCCCAAGACGTTCGCGCAGCAAAGGACAGGGTCACTATTGCCAGCTGGGCAGGCCTGGATGCTGAAGTCATCAGCAGCTATCTGGCCCTTCCACAAGAGGCCCAGTCCGGCCTTGATATGATCGAGGCAGCCGCGCGTGCCTACCGCAACGAAAAGCAGTTTTCAGCGGCGCTCAGCCTGTTTCAAAAAGGCTTGCGAATCGCACCCGGACACCTGGCGTTTCTCATCGGCGAGACAATGGTCCTCGCGGATCTCTCCAAACCGGCTTCGATTGCCAAGGGCGAATTGCTCGTCCGCGATGTACCGCTCAATGCCGATGTCCATGCCGCACTAGGCTATGCTTACAGCCGGATTGGCCGTAACTTCGATGCCCTCAGGTCCTACAATCGGGCTCTGGAACTCGCCCCAGCCCGGGCCGATCTCCGCCGTGAACGCATTTTCGCCTATGGCAGGGTCGGTCTTGCTGCACCCGCTCTCGCGCTTTCCGATGCCGAGCCAGGTCTGCTCGATCCCGCGCAGCAACGGAAGGTTCAGGCTGCCGCGGCTGCCGAACTCGTGCGGCTTGCGCCCAGGCCTTCAAGAAATGAAAGTGAGCGCTTTCTTGTCGCCGACCGCGCCATCTCACGCCTGGATTCACTCATTGCGCTTTGGCGGGAGCAGGGACAAGGCGCCGAAGAAAGCATTCAGCAGGCGCGGCTCGATCGTATCGTGGCCTACCATGCCCGGTTCCGCATGCAGGACGCCAGCGCTGAATATCAGGCGCTGCGTGCAGAGGGTGTTACGGTTCCGCCCTATGTTCTTGCCGAAGTAGCGTCAGCCTATCTCTACCTGCGCAAGCCGGTGATCGCCCGCGATCTTTATCGTGACCTAATTGATGCTGGCGACCCTGATCTTACCCAGCGCGCCGAGATCGGTCTCTTCTATGCCTTGGTAGAGAATGAGGAAATAGAAGCGGCCCGCGCCCATATCGAAGCCGTCAATCAGGCGCGCCCAATATGGCATTACGAGAAGGGCCAGCCCGAAAAGTTACCCAACTCCGATCGGCTCGAAAGCGAGATGGCGGCAGCCATGGCCGGACTGTTCGCAGACGATCTGCCGGAGGCCGAGCGGCGCTTTTCCAGCATGACCGATGCCGCGCCTGCCAATGTCGGTCTGCGCACCGGTCGCGCTTCGGTCTGGCGTGTGCGTGGTCTGCCGCGTACCGCGGAGGCCGACCTCAAAATAGCGGAAACCCAGGCGCCGCGAGCGCTTGATGTCGAGGTTGAGCAGGGCCTGACGGCGCTTGATCTCAATGAATGGCGTCAGGCTGAACTCCTCAGCCGGGATATGCTCACTCGCTTTCCTGAAAATCTGCGCGCCCGGCGCCTCGATCGTCTATGGCAGGTGCACAACAAGGCGGAATTTCAGCTACGTACGGAATATGGGTTCGGGGGCGGCAACCCCCTGACTGGCAACCGGGATCGCGGTATCGAAGCTGTCCTCTATTCGCCACCGCTTGACTACAACTGGCGCGTTTTTGCCGGTTCGGGTCATGCCTCGGGCCGTTTCGAGGAAGGGAAAGGCAAGCGCGACAAGGTTTTCGCGGGTGTTGAGTATCGCACCCGCAACCTCGTGCTTGAAGCCGAAGCCTCGGGCCATCGCTACGGACATGGTTCCAAGCCTGGCATGCGGCTCGCGGCGTCCGTCGATATCAACGATAATTGGCAGATCGGCGCGACGGGGGAGGTTCTTTCGAGTGATACGCCGCTGCGCGCTCTGCATAATGGCATCAAGGCCGATGGCATCAGCGCTTTCCTTCGCTGGCGTGAGAATGAGCGGCGCGAGGTGCGCGGGAGCGCTCAGACATTGTGGTTCTCGGACGGAAACGACCGCGTTGCCGCGCTCGTCGAAGCAACCCAGCGTATCCATACACAGCCTCACTTTCGGGTCGACCTGGGCTTTGACCTGAGCTTTTCCGCCAACAGCCGCAGCAATGTACCCTATTTCAGCCCTTCGGCCGAAGCCGCCGCGATGCCGCATCTGACCCTCACTCACATAATTCACCGTCGGTACGAAACGGTGTGGGACCATGCTCTGACGCTTGGCGCGGGTGGCTATTGGCAGAAGCAATACGGGACGGGCGCGATCCTTTCAGCGGATTATCGCCATACCGTTCGTGCCAATGATGTGTTCGAGGCCTCCGCCGGAGTGGCGACGCTCTACCGTCCCTATGATGGCGACTACGAACCGGATCTGCGCGCTTCCGTCAATTTCACATTCCGCTTCTGA
- a CDS encoding uracil-DNA glycosylase family protein → MSALPEDSLKEARFHILLDEARRCRVCAGLLPFEPRPVLQASTTSRLLIVSQAPGSKVQQSGMPFSDRSGDRLRTWMGITPETFYDASVVALLPMGFCYPGRGKSGDAPPRRECAPLWRNQIVAYLSDVRLTLLVGTYAQAAVLGPGRMSDRVRDFRGYLPSLLPLPHPSWRSQLWINQNPWFVSELLPTLRSAVAAALSKEPV, encoded by the coding sequence ATGTCTGCGCTCCCCGAGGACAGCCTGAAAGAGGCTCGCTTTCACATCTTGCTGGACGAGGCACGGCGCTGCCGGGTCTGTGCTGGCCTGCTTCCGTTCGAACCCCGCCCTGTCCTTCAGGCGTCGACAACGTCGCGCTTGCTGATCGTAAGCCAAGCACCGGGCAGTAAAGTCCAACAGTCCGGGATGCCGTTTTCGGATCGTTCGGGTGATCGCCTGCGCACATGGATGGGGATAACGCCCGAAACTTTCTACGATGCCAGCGTGGTAGCCCTTCTGCCCATGGGCTTCTGCTATCCAGGCCGCGGCAAGAGCGGCGACGCCCCGCCGCGGCGCGAGTGTGCTCCGCTATGGAGGAATCAGATTGTTGCATATCTGTCGGACGTGCGGCTGACCCTGCTGGTAGGGACCTATGCGCAAGCCGCTGTGCTGGGACCAGGCAGGATGTCGGATCGGGTGCGTGATTTTCGGGGATACCTGCCCTCGCTGCTCCCGCTGCCGCATCCCTCATGGCGCTCGCAGCTTTGGATCAATCAGAATCCGTGGTTCGTCTCCGAACTCCTTCCAACATTGCGGAGCGCAGTCGCAGCCGCATTGTCGAAGGAGCCAGTATGA
- the pgaB gene encoding poly-beta-1,6-N-acetyl-D-glucosamine N-deacetylase PgaB codes for MRHLYTIPATIIGLSLGNPVAAAPPFVAPAERPVEQAAQPWLKNKLAAISWHDVSDDAPDQERVAVRTSRLIEQLSWLRENGYVPVSVDAVIAAHRGGASLPDRAALLTFDDGYASFYKRVYPILKAYGWPAVFAPVGKWVSTPAGHEVAFGDKNAPRDQFVTWEQVREMAASGLVEIASHTHDMHRGVLANPQGNSEPAAATRIYDAQSGRYESDEAYRARIADDARTISDEIKEATGKRPRVWVWPYGAYSGTALSVIGEHGFELTLSLSDNLIPVDQSNTLPRLLLANDPRTADFAAAVVNLEERQNLRVIHVDLDYIYDPDPAQMDRNLGLLVQRVADMGVNTVFLQAFADPEGDGLIRSLYFPNRWLPMRADLFNRVAWQLRTRAAVNVYAWMPVLGFDLDPALPRVLRWNEKTGKTEVDPDQYRRLSPFDPEVRRQIGEIYEDLSKQASFDGILFHDDALLSDFEDVSPAALKAYAQAGLPEDISAIRADPAAMQRWTRLKSRALIDFTTELAGRVRAIRGDDVKTARSIFAQPVLEPDSEAWFAQNLDDFLAAYDWTAPMAMPLMEKIPPADVAKWMDALVDAVAARPGALDRTIFELQARDWSADKNASDNPVDPAVLADWMKRLERRGARSFGYYPDDFVAGKPDIGTVRPAISTAWYPFK; via the coding sequence ATGCGCCACCTTTACACTATTCCCGCAACTATCATTGGCCTGTCTCTGGGCAACCCGGTTGCGGCAGCTCCACCTTTCGTGGCTCCCGCCGAGCGCCCTGTCGAACAGGCCGCGCAGCCCTGGCTCAAGAACAAGCTGGCGGCGATCTCATGGCACGATGTGTCGGACGATGCTCCGGATCAGGAGCGGGTCGCCGTCCGTACAAGCCGGTTGATCGAGCAACTCTCCTGGCTGCGCGAGAATGGCTATGTTCCTGTTTCTGTTGACGCCGTGATCGCCGCGCATCGAGGCGGTGCGTCTCTACCGGATCGGGCTGCTCTCCTGACTTTCGATGATGGCTATGCGAGCTTCTATAAGCGCGTCTATCCGATCCTGAAGGCCTATGGTTGGCCGGCGGTGTTCGCGCCCGTCGGCAAATGGGTCAGCACCCCCGCAGGTCATGAAGTAGCCTTTGGTGACAAGAATGCGCCCCGCGATCAGTTCGTCACCTGGGAGCAGGTACGGGAAATGGCCGCGTCGGGCCTGGTCGAGATCGCCTCACACACTCATGACATGCATCGCGGTGTTCTTGCAAACCCGCAGGGGAATAGTGAGCCTGCCGCAGCCACGCGCATTTATGATGCTCAAAGCGGGCGTTATGAAAGTGACGAGGCATATCGTGCGCGGATTGCCGACGATGCCCGAACAATTTCCGACGAGATCAAAGAAGCTACCGGCAAGCGCCCCCGTGTTTGGGTATGGCCCTATGGTGCCTATAGCGGCACGGCTCTTTCGGTCATCGGCGAGCACGGCTTTGAATTGACGCTGTCTCTGAGCGACAACCTGATCCCAGTCGATCAGAGCAACACGCTGCCAAGATTGCTTCTCGCCAATGATCCCCGGACTGCGGACTTCGCGGCAGCAGTGGTCAATCTGGAGGAGCGCCAGAACCTCCGCGTTATCCATGTTGATCTCGATTATATTTATGATCCCGATCCGGCACAGATGGATCGCAATCTGGGTCTCCTTGTTCAGCGCGTCGCCGACATGGGTGTAAATACGGTTTTCCTTCAGGCGTTTGCTGACCCTGAGGGAGACGGGCTTATCCGGTCGCTCTATTTTCCCAACCGCTGGTTACCGATGCGTGCTGACCTGTTCAACCGGGTTGCCTGGCAGCTTCGCACCCGCGCAGCCGTAAATGTCTATGCCTGGATGCCGGTGCTGGGTTTCGACCTTGATCCGGCCCTTCCACGCGTGCTGCGCTGGAACGAGAAAACCGGCAAGACCGAGGTGGACCCCGATCAATATCGCCGCCTTTCTCCCTTCGACCCAGAGGTTCGTCGGCAGATTGGTGAGATTTACGAGGATCTTTCAAAACAGGCGTCTTTCGATGGAATATTGTTCCATGATGACGCGCTACTTTCTGATTTTGAGGATGTCAGCCCTGCCGCCCTGAAGGCATACGCCCAAGCGGGGTTACCAGAAGACATTAGTGCTATCCGCGCCGATCCTGCAGCTATGCAGCGGTGGACGCGCCTCAAGAGCCGCGCACTGATCGATTTCACTACAGAACTTGCAGGACGCGTCCGCGCAATTCGCGGCGATGACGTAAAGACAGCGCGCAGCATTTTCGCCCAGCCAGTTCTGGAGCCGGATAGCGAAGCGTGGTTTGCTCAGAACCTCGACGATTTTCTAGCGGCCTATGACTGGACCGCGCCCATGGCGATGCCGCTCATGGAAAAGATCCCGCCCGCTGATGTCGCCAAATGGATGGACGCGCTCGTTGACGCTGTAGCCGCTCGCCCCGGCGCGCTCGATCGCACCATTTTTGAATTGCAGGCTCGTGACTGGTCGGCGGACAAAAATGCGTCTGACAACCCGGTCGACCCGGCAGTGCTGGCCGACTGGATGAAGCGCCTCGAACGGCGCGGTGCTCGCAGCTTCGGCTACTATCCCGACGATTTCGTGGCCGGCAAGCCTGATATTGGCACCGTCCGACCCGCGATCTCCACAGCCTGGTATCCTTTCAAATGA